A genomic region of Antennarius striatus isolate MH-2024 chromosome 4, ASM4005453v1, whole genome shotgun sequence contains the following coding sequences:
- the LOC137593464 gene encoding cAMP-dependent protein kinase type II-beta regulatory subunit has protein sequence MSIEIPEGLTELLQSFTVEVLRNQPRDLLEFALQYFTQLKESETTQASFGNDQNSRPGKAVNFIDEAMQIDSENGEEEDDDDEEFIAPMINRFIRRASVCAEAFNPDEDEEDKEPWVTYPKTDEQRQRLQEACRDILLFKNLDPEEMSQVLDAMFEKFFTEGEHIIDQDDDGDNFYAIESGTFNIFVKADGTEKLVGCYDNRGSFGELALMYNTPRAATIIATSPGALWCLDRLTFRRIIVKNNAKKRKLYEAFIETLPLLTSLELSERMKVVDVISTKVYNDSQQIIAQGDLADCFYIVESGQVRITMKRSRTKKDQEEEEVDIATCSRGQYFGELALVTNKPRAASAYAVGSVKCLVMDVKAFERLLGPCMDIMKRNIANYEEQLVALFGSSTEIDQ, from the exons ATGAGTATAGAAATTCCTGAAGGACTGACGGAGCTGTTACAGAGCTTTACCGTGGAAGTGTTGAGGAATCAGCCCAGGGATTTGCTCGAGTTTGCATTACAGTACTTCACCCAGCTAAAGGAAAGCGAGACCACACAGGCCTCATTTGGCAATGACCAAAATTCAAGACCTGGAAAAGCGGTCAATTTCATTGACGAAGCCATGCAGATCGATTCGGAAaacggagaggaggaggacgacgatGACGAGGAATTCATAG CCCCGATGATCAACAGATTCATCAGAAGAGCATCAG TGTGTGCTGAAGCATTCAATCccgatgaagatgaggaggataaAGAGCCATgg GTCACTTACCCAAAGACCGATGAGCAAAGACAGAGACTACAGGAAGCATGTAGGGACATTCTTCTGTTCAAGAATTTGGATCCA GAAGAGATGTCTCAGGTGCTGGATGCCATGTTTGAGAAGTTCTTCACTGAAGGAGAACACATCATTGAtcaggatgatgatggagataACTTCTATGCTATTGAAAG tgggacatttaacatttttgtgAAGGCTGATGGAACAGAGAAGCTCGTTGGTTGCTATGACAACCGAGGCAGCTTTGGAGAGTTAGCATTGATGTACAACACCCCCAGGGCAGCCACAATAATTGCCACTTCGCCTGGAGCCCTTTGGTGCCTA GATCGTCTGACATTCAGGAGGATCATAGTGAAGAATAATGCCAAGAAGAGGAAGCTGTATGAGGCATTCATTGAAACTCTACCACTGCTTACATCATTAGAG CTTTCGGAGAGAATGAAGGTAGTAGACGTAATATCCACCAAGGTGTACAATGACTCGCAGCAAATTATTGCTCAG GGTGATTTGGCAGATTGCTTCTACATTGTTGAGTCTGGTCAAGTTAGAATTACCATGAAAAGAAGCAGG acgAAAAAAgaccaggaagaagaggaggtggataTTGCCACTTGCTCTCGTGGCCAGTATTTTGGAGAGTTGGCACTTGTCACAAACAAGCCCAGAGCTGCTTCAGCCTATGCCGTAGGGAGCGTCAAATGCTTGG tcatgGATGTTAAAGCTTTCGAGAGGTTGCTGGGCCCATGTATGGACATCATGAAAAGAAATATTGCTAACTATGAAGAGCAGCTGGTGGCCCTGTTTGGGAGTAGCACTGAGATTGACCAATAA
- the hsp90b1 gene encoding endoplasmin — translation MKRVWVIGLLFALLAFGAVRAEDEVDVDGTVEEDLGKSRDGSRTDDEVVQREEEAIVLDGLNTAQIKELREKSEKHAFQAEVNRMMKLIINSLYKNKEIFLRELISNASDALDKIRLLSLTNEDAMAANEELTIKIKSDKEKNMLHITDTGIGMTKDELVRNLGTIAKSGTSEFLNKMTEMQSEGQSTSELIGQFGVGFYSAFLVADKVIVTSKHNNDTQHIWESDSNQFTVIEDPRGDTLGRGTTISLVLKEEASDYLELETIKNLVRKYSQFINFPIYVWASKTETVEEPIEEDADAAEEPEKEADEDEAEVEEEDEDKDKPKTKKVEKTVWDWELMNDIKPIWQRPAKEVEEDEYKAFYKTFSKDSDDPIAHIHFTAEGEVTFKSILFVPTAAPRGLFDEYGSKKNDFIKLFVRRVFITDDFNDMMPKYLNFIKGVVDSDDLPLNVSRETLQQHKLLKVIRKKLVRKTLDMIKKIAEEQYNEKFWKEFGTNIKLGVIEDHSNRTRLAKLLRFHTSNSEKTLASLEQYVERMKEKQEKIYFMAGSSRKEAESSPFVERLLKKGYEVIYLTEPVDEYCIQALPEFDGKRFQNVAKEGVKFDESDKAKEKREALEKEYEPLTTWLKDSALKDKIEKAVLSQRLTDSPCALVASQYGWSGNMERIMKAQAYQTGKDISTNYYASQKKTLEINPKHPLIKQMLKRVQDNTEDQTASDLAVVLFETATLRSGYQLADTKAYGDRIERMLRLSMNVALDEQIEEEPEEEPAEDEDKDEDEDSEDKEEEIVEEDDTEETIIPEKIEL, via the exons ATGAAACGTGTTTGGGTGATAGGCCTTCTTTTTGCACTGTTAGCCTTTG GTGCTGTAAGGGCAGAGGATGAAGTTGATGTGGATGGCACAGTTGAAGAGGACCTTGGTAAAAGCAGAGATGGTTCCAGAACAGATGATGAGGTGGTGCAGAG GGAGGAGGAGGCTATCGTCCTGGATGGTTTGAATACCGCTCAGATTAAGGAACTCAGAGAAAAGTCAGAAAAACACGCCTTCCAGGCTGAAGTCAACCGAATGATGAAGCTCATTATCAACTCTCTATACAAGAACAAGGAG ATCTTCCTCAGGGAGCTGATTTCCAATGCCTCAGATGCTCTGGATAAGATCCGCTTGTTGTCTCTGACCAATGAAGATGCAATGGCTGCCAATGAAGAGCTGACCATTAAAATCAAG TCTGACAAGGAGAAGAATATGCTCCACATCACTGACACTGGAATTGGAATGACCAAAGACGAGCTGGTGAGGAACTTGGGGACCATAGCCAAGTCTGGCACCAGTGAGTTTCTCAATAAGATGACGGAGATGCAGTCCGAGGGGCAGTCGACCTCGGAACTGATCGGCCAGTTCGGCGTGGGTTTCTATTCCGCCTTCCTCGTTGCCGACAAAGTCATTGTGACATCCAAACACAACAATGACACTCAGCACATCTGGGAGTCCGACTCGAATCAGTTCACGGTCATTGAGGACCCTCGTGGGGACACACTGGGGAGAGGAACCACTATCTC ACTGGTTCTGAAAGAGGAGGCCTCAGATTACCTGGAGCTGGAGACGATCAAGAACCTGGTCAGGAAATACTCTCAATTTATCAACTTCCCGATCTACGTTTGGGCCAGCAAG ACTGAGACTGTTGAAGAGCCGATTGAGGaagatgctgatgctgctgaggAACCAGAGAAAGaggctgatgaagatgaagcggaagtggaggaggaagatgaggacaAAGACAAGCCCAAGACAAAGAAG GTTGAGAAGACAGTGTGGGACTGGGAACTGATGAACGACATCAAGCCCATCTGGCAGCGACCAGCTAAGGAGGTTGAGGAGGATGAATACAAGGCTTTCTACAAGACCTTCTCTAAG GACAGCGATGACCCAATAGCCCACATCCACTTCACGGCTGAGGGAGAGGTTACCTTCAAGTCCATTCTGTTTGTGCCCACTGCAGCTCCTCGTGGCCTGTTTGATGAGTATGGATCCAAGAAGAATGACTTCATCAAA cTGTTTGTAAGGAGAGTTTTCATCACTGACGACTTCAATGACATGATGCCCAAGTACCTGAACTTCATCAAGGGAGTG GTTGACTCTGATGACCTTCCCCTGAATGTGTCCAGAGAGACTCTACAGCAGCACAAACTGCTCAAG GTGATCCGTAAGAAGCTGGTACGAAAGACTTTGGACATGATCAAGAAGATTGCAGAGGAGCAATACAACGAGAAGTTCTGGAAGGAGTTTGGAACCAACATCAAGCTGGGTGTGATTGAGGATCACTCCAACAGGACCCGTCTGGCCAAGCTCCTGCGCTTCCACACCTCCAATAGTGAAAAAACTCTGGCTAGCTTAGAGCAGTACGTGGAACGCATGAAAGAGAAACAAGAGAAGATCTACTTCATGGCTGGGTCCAGCCGGAAAGAG GCTGAATCTTCCCCCTTCGTAGAGAGGCTGCTGAAGAAAGGCTATGAGGTGATATACTTGACGGAGCCTGTGGATGAGTACTGCATCCAGGCACTGCCTGAGTTCGACGGAAAACGTTTCCAGAACGTTGCAAAGGAGGGCGTCAAATTTGATGAAAGTGACAAggccaaggagaagagggaggCCCTGGAGAAGGAGTATGAACCTCTCACCACTTGGCTCAAGGACAGTGCCCTGAAGGATAAG ATCGAGAAGGCCGTTCTTTCTCAGAGGCTGACCGACTCGCCGTGCGCTTTGGTTGCCAGCCAGTATGGCTGGTCAGGAAACATGGAGAGGATCATGAAGGCGCAGGCTTACCAGACAGGAAAAGACATTTCCACAAA TTACTACGCCAGCCAGAAGAAAACATTAGAAATCAACCCCAAGCATCCTCTCATCAAACAGATGCTTAAAAGAGTCCAA GATAACACAGAGGACCAAACTGCCTCAGATCTAGCTGTGGTTCTGTTTGAGACCGCCACGCTGCGCTCAGGCTACCAGCTAGCTGACACGAAGGCTTATGGGGACAGGATAGAGCGCATGCTCCGACTCAGCATGAATGTAGCCCTGGACGAACAG ATTGAAGAAGAGCCAGAGGAAGAGCCAGCAGAAGATGAAgataaagatgaagatgaagactcTGAGGATAAAGAGGAAGAGATTGTAGAGGAAGATGATACTGAGGAAACG ATAATACCAGAAAAAATAGAACTGTGA
- the nt5dc3 gene encoding 5'-nucleotidase domain-containing protein 3, with protein sequence MSRVMASLSLPMSYLLKQDCLRTATLFCHVFHGLRRRTSTSRLWKRDFGAVVQGVGQLLSRQPTAKNYASVCSSSADGPDLTDRLWSVYKDTKRETEDLIPVIPTNSVSPDTIFANNEMSLRDIEIYGFDYDYTLAFYSRHLHTLIFNIARDILITKHRYPEDLRKYEYIPNFAVRGLHYDVQKALLMKIDAFHYIQLGTVYRGLHPVPDEEVIAMYEGSHVPLEIMSDFYGKSSHGHTMKQFMDIFSLPEMTLLSCVNDFFMRHNIDYEPVHLYKDVKEAIRDVHVKGIMYRAVEADIEKYICYGEQSHAVLKKLSEHGKKMFLITNSPFDFVDRGMSYIVGKDWMDLFDVVIVQADKPSFFNDRRKPFRRVTDKGALLWDRIHRLDKGNIYKQGNLYEFLRLTGWRGSKVLYFGDHIYSDLADLTLKHGWRTGAIIPELRKEIKIMNTEQYMHMMAWLQALTRLIEQMQVHRDPASQAVVEEWSQERAAIRAQMKDIFNCQFGSLFRTHHNPTYFSRRLSRFADIYMASISCLLNYDLQHTFFPRRTPLQHEAPFWPEHSPGGVSISSHFNRIDMD encoded by the exons ATGAGTAGAGTCATGGCGTCCTTGTCTCTTCCTATGTCGTATCTGCTGAAGCAGGACTGTCTGCGGACGGCGACCCTCTTCTGTCATGTCTTTCACGGGTTACGGCGGCGAACGTCCACGTCTCGGCTATGGAAACGGGATTTCGGGGCAGTTGTCCAGGGAGTCGGCCAACTACTGTCACGACAACCCACAGCCAAAAACTACGCGTCTGTTTGCAGCAGCTCTGCAGACGGTCCAGACCTGACAGACAGGTTGTGGTCTGTTTATAAAGACACCAAAAGGGAGACTGAAG ATTTGATTCCAGTCATACCAACCAACTCAGTCAGCCCAGACACCATTTTTGCCAACAATGAGATGAGCCTGCGAGACATTGAGATCTATGGCTTTGACTACGACTACACCCTGGCCTTCTACTCCAGGCATCTCCACACTCTCATCTTCAACATAGCACGGGACATCCTCATCACTAAGCACAGG TATCCGGAGGACCTGCGAAAGTACGAGTACATTCCTAATTTTGCTGTAAGAGGACTTCATTACGATGTTCAGAAA GCACTGCTGATGAAGATAGATGCTTTTCACTACATCCAGTTGGGAACTGTCTACAG GGGTCTTCATCCGGTTCCTGATGAGGAAGTCATAGCCATGTATGAAGGCAGTCACGTACCTCTAGAGATCATGAGCGACTTCTATGGCAAG AGCTCTCATGGCCACACCATGAAACAGTTTATGGACATTTTCTCCCTGCCTGAGATGACGCTTCTGTCCTGCGTCAACGACTTCTTCATGAGGCACAACATCGACTACGAGCCAGTCCATCTCTACAAAGACGTAAAG GAAGCCATTAGAGATGTTCATGTGAAGGGCATTATGTACCGTGCTGTGGAGGCAGACATTG AGAAATACATTTGCTATGGCGAGCAAAGCCACGCTGTGTTGAAGAAGCTGTCAGAGCATGGAAAAAAGATGTTCCTCATTACCAACAGCCCATTTGATTTTGT AGACCGAGGAATGAGTTACATTGTGGGGAAGGACTGGATGGACCTGTTTGATGTTGTGATTGTTCAGGCTGACAAACCTAGTTTCTTCAATGACAGGAGAAA GCCTTTCAGGCGAGTAACAGACAAAGGTGCATTGCTGTGGGACAGGATTCACAGATTGGATAAAGGGAATATCTATAAACAG GGAAACCTTTATGAGTTCCTGAGACTCACCGGCTGGAGAGGATCCAAAGTGCTCTACTTTGGTGATCACATCTATAGTGACTTGGCA GATTTGACATTGAAACATGGCTGGAGGACGGGCGCAATCATCCCTGAGCTGAGGAAGGAAATCAAGATCATGAACACGGAGCAGTACATGCACATGATGGCCTGGTTGCAGGCACTGACGCGGCTGATTGAGCAGATGCAG gtCCACAGGGATCCAGCGTCTCAAGCCGTCGTTGAGGAGTGGAGTCAGGAACGAGCAGCCATCAG GGCGCAGATGAAGGACATCTTTAACTGTCAGTTCGGGAGTCTCTTCCGGACGCATCACAACCCCACCTACTTCTCACGTCGTCTGTCACGCTTTGCTGACATCTACATGGCCTCCATTAGCTGCCTGCTCAACTATGACCTCCAGCACACTTTTTTCCCACGCCGTACCCCGCTGCAGCACGAGGCTCCCTTCTGGCCCGAACACAGTCCTGGGGGTGTTAGCATCTCCTCACACTTTAACAGGATCGACATGgattag